ACCGCAACTCATGTAAAAAGAAGTATTCAATTTATTAAAAGGCATCATGAGGTTTTTGAAATTACTCCGGATCAAATTTTACCTATGAAAAATTTGATTTTGTGTACGGATTTGCAGATTAAACCGGGTACCATAGCTTTTTCCTCCGATGAAGAAAAACTGTCCGGATATATACTTGGCACATCCGATATTTTATCTCAGATGTCAGACAGTGACTATCTGGAGAAACTATTATTTTTGTTTTATGAGTTTCAAGAGGCTGAAATAAAAGGGTTTGATATCGAGTTTGATATTATAAAAAAAACCATAAGTTTTCATAAATTAATGAAAAAGCGGTTTTCCAAAATTTTTTTTAATGTCTATAAGTATGCGCAGCGCCATTTTAAAGAGAGATTTATGATTGACCGCAATCTATATATCGAAGCAATTGACCGTAATATCGAATATCTTAACGAGATTGTGAAGGATGGAAGTGTAGATTTCCAGGATAAACACAGGCGAAAAGCATTTGTAACAAAAACATTCTAAAAATAGGTTGTTGTCTGACGAATGATTTTTGATAAATTTTTGATAAATCCAGTGGTATTGATTTTCAATTTTAGTGCTGGTATGTTTAAAAAAAATGGAAATCATTTTAATTTGTGGACATAATCTCAATGCATAGGTTAAAGAAGAGTAGCTGTTTAACCTATGCATAAATAAATTATAAAAAAAGGATATCAGGTTAGAAATGGAAAATAAACTTGTTGCTGTTATTCTTGCTGCCGGATTAGGGAAACGGATGAAATCAGATAAGGCAAAGGTATTACATGAGATTAATGGTAAGCCCATGATTATGTATATCCTTGAAACAGCTAAAAAAATTGCCGGCGATAACATAGTTGCGGTAGTTGGAAATCAGGCTGAAAAAGTCGGCGAGGTAGTATCAAAAGATTATAATGTCATTTTTGCTTTACAAAAAGAGCAGCTTGGTACAGGGCATGCGGTTAAGTGTGCCTTATCTTTTCTGCCCGAACATTCTAAGCAGGTTTTAATATTGTGTGGGGATGTAGCGCTTCTGTCTTTTGAAACGCTGAAAAAGCTTTATGAAGACCATGTTAAATCGGATCGTGACGTATCTGTTCTGGCAGTTAAAATCGATAATCCTAAAGGATATGGAAGGATTATTATGGATGAAAAAAACTGTGTATCCGGGATAATAGAGGAAGCTGATGCAAATGATGAACAAAAAAGTATAAACATTATTAATTCAGGAATATATTGTATAAAGAGAAGTTTTTTGGAATATTCTCTGAATAAAATAAAAGCAAATAACGCTCAGAGTGAATTTTATCTTACAGATGTTGTTAAAATCGGATATTCCGAAAACAAAAAGGTAGGAGCGATGATAGGACAAGACAGTGAAGAGGTATTAGGTGTAAACAGCTTGGAGGAGTTGATGGTAGTAGAAAAAATAATGAAAAAAAGAATGACTCAATGATTTTCGATATAAGTAAATGATGTATTATATCTTGACTTTGGCATGAATTAAATATTATAAAAGATTATGGATATGAGGTGAAAACTTGGATACAGAACTGATCCTGCGGCAATTTGATGAGATAGAAAACAGACTTGAAAAACTGGTTGCAGTTTGTAAATCATATGAAGCAACAAACTCGGAACTTAAGAGTACTATAGTAAAGTTAGAGGAGGAACTACAGGAAAAGAGCGAAAGGGAAAAGGACTACATACAGGAGAGAGATATTATTAAATCAAAGATAGATAATCTTCTTAACAGGCTGGGTGATGTTACAGAGGCTGATAGTTAAATGCCGTTTAATTTTATTGAAAGGTAGATATTTCTTATTGGAACAAATTATAACAATAGAGCTTTTTGGAAAGAAATATACATTCAAAGCTGAAACTCAGGTTGAAAAAGCTAAAGAAGTGGCCGAGCTTCTTGTTAAAGAAGTAAAAAAAGTTGAGTCTCAACAAAAGGGCTCCCCGGCACGCTTTAATCCGCTTGGAATCATGATATTGACTGCTATGAATATTGCTGGAGATAATATTGATAGCAAAGACAACCATGTGGATTTTATTCGCAAAATTTCTGATAAATCGTCAATGCTGTTGAATAAATTAGAAAGCTTTTAATATTAGATTTTTGATAGTATTTGTAAGATACGGACTTGAAATAAGTTCCTAAATATTAAAAATCAAAAAAGATATTTTGTTCCGACTTTCAAAAGTGTAATAGTAATAAGCTGAAAATAGAAGATTTCTCTTCGATTTCTCAAATATATAACGTATTTCTGACCGGGATTTCCGAAACGAAATTGGTTTTTATAATACCCCTGCCGTGTTTGTGATTGGTATTTGATCTTTGATCCAACAAAGAAAATGTAGGGAGCCTTCCTTGGTTTTGGTGTGCATGTTCTGCTTGTACAGAAAAGCCTAAAGAAACCATAAGGCGCCAACTTTGAACATTAGGTTCAGAGGCTTGCCAACACGGCACAGTGCGGGGGTATTAAATTTACCAGGAAAATAGAATTGATATCTTTAAGGAGTAATCTTTGTCCCTTACCGTTTTCCTCCTACCTATCAGCTGTTTTCATGCCATTGCCCATAATTAATTTTTAAATTGCTAAATCTTACATGGTAGCTTAAACCTATCTTGTTTTATATAAGCTAATTTTGAACAACTGGAGATAGATAATGAACATATATCTGATAATAATTGGCGTTGCAATGTTTGCCATAGGATATTTAGTTGCCTATTGGGTAAAAGGAAAAATGACTTCCCAAAAAGTCAAGGCAGCAGAGAATGGGGCGACCAGAATAATAGAAGCCGCAAAAATAAAGTCGGAAGCTGTTATTAAAGAAGCCCAGATAGAGGCAAAAGATAAATTATTCAAGATGAAAACAGAATTTGATCTTGAAACCAAGGAAACAAGAGCCGAGCATAAAAAACGTGAAAAGAGGCTGATTCAAAAAGAAGAAAGTTTAGATAATAAGCTTGATCAGATCGAACGCAAAGAGAAGGAAAATTTACGAAAAGAAGCTATTCTTAAAAAAAGAGAAGATAATATTGAGAACAGCGAAAATAAATACAATGAAATAATTGAGGAACAAAACAGACAACTTGAAAGAATATCAGGTTTAACCTCTGAACAGGCTAAAGAGCTTTTGCTTAGAGCCATGGAAAATGAAGCCCGTCATGATGGTGCAAAGCTAATTAAAAAAATAGAAAATGAAGCCAAAGAAGATGCTGAGAAGAAAGCAAAAAGTATTATGGCAACTGCTATGCAAAGATATGCCTCGGACTATGTAGCTGAACGAACTGTTTCTGTTGTTCAACTTCCCAGCGATGAAATGAAAGGAAGAATAATAGGAAGAGAAGGGCGCAATATACGGACCCTTGAAGCAGCTACCGGAATTGATCTTATTATAGATGACACTCCTGAAGCAGTAATTCTATCAGGGTTTAATCCGGTAAGAAGAGAAGTGGCACGTATTTCACTTATGAGGCTTATATCTGACGGTCGGATTCACCCGGCAAGAATAGAGGATGTAGTAAAAAAAGTTGGCATTGAGGTTGATCAGATTATAAAGGAAGCTGGTGAGCAAGCAGCTTTTGATCTGGGTGTTCATGGGATTCATATTGAACTAATAAAGTTTATAGGAAGATTAAAATACAGAACAAGTTATACGCAAAATGTTTTGCAGCATTCGATTGAGGTCGGTTTTTTAAGCGGAATAATGGCCTCAGAGCTTGGGCTTAGCGCAAAGCTTGCACGACGTATGGGTCTGCTGCATGATATCGGCAAGGCAATTGATCATGAGGTCGAAGGGCCACATGCTGTTATCGGATCGAATCTTGCGAAAAAATTTGGTGAAGCCCCTAAAGTTGTGCATTCAATTGCTGCTCATCATGAAGATATACCGCCTTCATCCGTATATGCATATCTTGTCCAGGCTGCGGATGCTCTTTCAGGAGCAAGGCCGGGAGCCAGAAAAGAAATGCTTGAAAGCTATATTAAACGGTTAGAAGATCTGGAAAAAATAGCTAATTCTTTTAAAGGCGTTTCAAATACCTATGCTATTCAGGCTGGAAGAGAGCTTAGAGTGATTGTAGAAAGCGGGATCATATCGGATGCAGATTCAGTCATGTTAAGCAGAGATATTGCCAAAAAGATAGAAGAATCTCTTGTTTTCCCCGGGCAGATAAGAGTGATAGTGATTCGTGAAACAAGAGCTGTTGAGTTCGCAAATAAATGAGGGAAGCATGGCTGACTTAATAGATATTTTCAAAGAAAGAGGCTTTATTGAAAACACCACTCATGATGAGGAGCTCAAAGACTATATCGGTAATAATGAGGTCACTTGCTATATAGGCTTTGATCCCACCGCATCGAGTTTGCATGTTGGAAGCCTTGTCCCTATAATGTCACTTGCCCATATGCAAAAATATGGGCACAGACCTATTGCTCTTATAGGTGGTGGAACAGGCCTGATAGGCGATCCAAGCGGAAAAACCGAGATGAGGCAGTTTTTGACTCCTGAAAAGATTAAAGACAATATTGTCGGTATAAAAAAACAGCTTTCACGGTTTATTGATTTTAGTGACAACAAGGCCCTTCTTGTTAATAATAATGAATGGCTTAGTGAATTAAAATATATCCCTTTTTTAAGAGATATTGGAAGGCATTTTTCAGTTAACCGGATGATAAAAGCCGAAAGCTATAAGCTAAGACTTGATTCTGAAGAAGGGCTTAGCTTTATTGAGTTTAATTATATGTTACTACAGGCATATGATTTTTTAGAACTTTTTGATAAATATCAGTGCAGGCTGCAAATGGGAGGCAGTGACCAATGGGGAAATATTGTTGCAGGCATTGAACTTATAAGAAAAGTTAAAAAAAGCATCTCTTTTGGCATTACTTTTCCATTAATAAAAACCAGTAATGGAGCTAAAATGGGAAAAACTGCAAAAGGCGCTGTATGGCTGGATCCGGAAAGAACAACTCCTTATGATTACTATCAGTACTGGATAAATACTGACGACAGGGATGTAGCGCGTTTTTTGGCTCTTTTTACATTTTTGCCGATAAATGAGATAAGAGATATCGAAAAATTAGAAGGAGCTGATTTAAATAGTGCCAAAACAATACTTGCGTTTGAAACAACTTTACTTGCACACGGACGTGATGAAGCGGTTAAAGCATATCAAGCTGCTGCAAGCGTTTTTAACAAACGATTTGTCCCGAAAGATATGTTGATGCACAGCTCTGTGCCAAGAGATAGCGCTGAAATCAAAGATGTATCCGTTCCTTGTTCTTATATTGATCATGATGTTTTTAAATTGGGAATTCCCGCTTTTAAGCTTTTTCATGAGGTAGAACTTGCTTCATCCGGAGCTGCCGCAAGAAGGCTTGTCGAACAGGGAGGAGCTTATGTAAATGATAGGCGAATCGAAAAGTTTGACGAATTGATTACCTTAAATGATATCCATGAGATGGAGATCTTGTTAAGATCAGGCAAAAAGCGGATTCATAAAATCAGAATAAAACAGTGACACTGACGTAATGGCATCGATACCTGTCAGCAGGGATTTGCAAAGTTATTCCCTCAAAGCTGACACAGTTTCAGCAGTCACTCCCCGTGCTCGCAGAGAATAGGCGGCAATTATGTCAATCCTCAAGCGCTGTATTGCCTCCTAAACTAGGTAGGCTGCGCCTTACTTACTTTACCTCCCTTCTCCGGTGTAAACCAGTAATGGCTCCCCTGACCCTATAAAGAGCACTGAACAAACTCCGCTTAACGATCACATCCAACCCCTTTGATTGTAATGTGTTCTTAACCCAGCTATAATAGCGCAGGCCACCGTCACGCTGATACCATGAATGAAAATGTTTAACATTCCAACCCATGTGTTTTGTCCGATAACGTTCCGATATCGTCATGACCTCATCCACGGTTGCTTTCCGAAATGAAGCCTGTGTAAATTTCTATATAGTATACCTTCTAATCCAATGTTATCATAACGATTAATGTGACGACGAAACATACTTGAGGAGCACACTCCAAGTAAAACAGTTGCCTCTTTCTGACACAATCATCCCTGATGTACACCCGGAGCTGCCGAAAAAGGCTTGTCGAACAGGGAGGCGTATATATAAATAATAGGCAAATCTAAAACTTTGACAAATTAATTACCTTGAATGATATCGGTGAGATGGAGATTTTGT
The Pseudomonadota bacterium genome window above contains:
- a CDS encoding NTP transferase domain-containing protein; translation: MENKLVAVILAAGLGKRMKSDKAKVLHEINGKPMIMYILETAKKIAGDNIVAVVGNQAEKVGEVVSKDYNVIFALQKEQLGTGHAVKCALSFLPEHSKQVLILCGDVALLSFETLKKLYEDHVKSDRDVSVLAVKIDNPKGYGRIIMDEKNCVSGIIEEADANDEQKSINIINSGIYCIKRSFLEYSLNKIKANNAQSEFYLTDVVKIGYSENKKVGAMIGQDSEEVLGVNSLEELMVVEKIMKKRMTQ
- a CDS encoding cell division protein ZapA yields the protein MEQIITIELFGKKYTFKAETQVEKAKEVAELLVKEVKKVESQQKGSPARFNPLGIMILTAMNIAGDNIDSKDNHVDFIRKISDKSSMLLNKLESF
- the rny gene encoding ribonuclease Y, with protein sequence MNIYLIIIGVAMFAIGYLVAYWVKGKMTSQKVKAAENGATRIIEAAKIKSEAVIKEAQIEAKDKLFKMKTEFDLETKETRAEHKKREKRLIQKEESLDNKLDQIERKEKENLRKEAILKKREDNIENSENKYNEIIEEQNRQLERISGLTSEQAKELLLRAMENEARHDGAKLIKKIENEAKEDAEKKAKSIMATAMQRYASDYVAERTVSVVQLPSDEMKGRIIGREGRNIRTLEAATGIDLIIDDTPEAVILSGFNPVRREVARISLMRLISDGRIHPARIEDVVKKVGIEVDQIIKEAGEQAAFDLGVHGIHIELIKFIGRLKYRTSYTQNVLQHSIEVGFLSGIMASELGLSAKLARRMGLLHDIGKAIDHEVEGPHAVIGSNLAKKFGEAPKVVHSIAAHHEDIPPSSVYAYLVQAADALSGARPGARKEMLESYIKRLEDLEKIANSFKGVSNTYAIQAGRELRVIVESGIISDADSVMLSRDIAKKIEESLVFPGQIRVIVIRETRAVEFANK
- a CDS encoding tyrosine--tRNA ligase encodes the protein MADLIDIFKERGFIENTTHDEELKDYIGNNEVTCYIGFDPTASSLHVGSLVPIMSLAHMQKYGHRPIALIGGGTGLIGDPSGKTEMRQFLTPEKIKDNIVGIKKQLSRFIDFSDNKALLVNNNEWLSELKYIPFLRDIGRHFSVNRMIKAESYKLRLDSEEGLSFIEFNYMLLQAYDFLELFDKYQCRLQMGGSDQWGNIVAGIELIRKVKKSISFGITFPLIKTSNGAKMGKTAKGAVWLDPERTTPYDYYQYWINTDDRDVARFLALFTFLPINEIRDIEKLEGADLNSAKTILAFETTLLAHGRDEAVKAYQAAASVFNKRFVPKDMLMHSSVPRDSAEIKDVSVPCSYIDHDVFKLGIPAFKLFHEVELASSGAAARRLVEQGGAYVNDRRIEKFDELITLNDIHEMEILLRSGKKRIHKIRIKQ